The following proteins come from a genomic window of Microtus pennsylvanicus isolate mMicPen1 chromosome 22, mMicPen1.hap1, whole genome shotgun sequence:
- the Slc39a10 gene encoding zinc transporter ZIP10, protein MKVHIHTKFCLICLLTFVFHHCNHCHDDHDHGPEELHRHHRGMTESESSKFSVQDAENEKKYYIDKLFDRYGENGRLSFFGLEKLLTNLGLGEIKVVEINHEDLGHDHVSHLDILAVQEGKHFHSHSHQHSHNHLNAENRTATSVPTQRNHRCDPEKEAAEVPTKSDDKHLHDHNHRLRHRHRSHHHLDQNTTQRLHNDSVPHSEHSEPGHGPSTETNRTQEQSEVKPLKVRKKEKGKRKKENSEANTPGFLPNHDHSEQYEHNRVHKPDRAHSPGHPHAHLPERDAHGHQDLDPDIDSELRHTRKREAPHVKKSAIYSTASHKDHSEDDRQHECLNVTQLLKHFGLGPNSPISPDLFTYLCPALLYQIDSRLCIEHFDKLLVEDLSKDKTLVPEDKANIGASAWICGIISITVISLLSLLGVILVPIINQGCFKFLLTFLVALAVGTMSGDALLHLLPHSQGGHDHSHQHAHGHGHSHGHESKKFLEEYDAVLKGLVALGGIYLLFIIEHCIRMFKHYKQQRGKQKWFMKQSTEESAVGRKLSDHKMNNTPDADWLQLKPLAGTDDSVVSEDRLNETELTDLEGQQESPPKTYLSAEEEKIMARSQSDGLHAAPRNHHDEDKAVPRKHSHQWHHKHSHHSHGPCHSGSDLRETGIANIAWMVIMGDGIHNFSDGLAIGAAFSAGLTGGISTSIAVFCHELPHELGDFAVLLKAGMTVKQAIVYNLLSAMMAYIGMLIGTAVGQYANNITLWIFAVTAGMFLYVALVDMLPEMLHGDGDNEEHGFCPVGQFILQNLGLLFGFAIMLVIALYEDKIVFDIQF, encoded by the exons ATgaaggtgcacatacacacaaaattttgCCTCATTTGTTTGCTGACATTTGTTTTCCATCATTGCAACCACTGCCATGACGACCATGACCATGGCCCCGAGGAGCTGCACAGACACCACCGTGGGATGACGGAGTCAGAGTCCAGCAAGTTTTCAGTACAGGatgctgaaaatgaaaagaagtactATATTGACAAACTTTTTGACCGTTATGGTGAAAATGGAAGATTATCATTTTTTGGGCTGGAGAAACTTTTAACAAACTTGGGCCTTGGAGAGATCAAAGTCGTTGAGATTAATCACGAGGACCTGGGCCACGATCATGTGTCTCACTTAGACATTCTGGCGGTTCAGGAGGGAAAGCATTTTCATTCGCACAGCCACCAGCATTCCCACAATCATCTCAACGCAGAGAACCGCACTGCGACCAGTGTGccgacacagagaaaccacaggTGCGATCCGGAGAAAGAGGCAGCTGAAGTccccaccaagtctgatgacaaACACCTGCATGACCACAATCACCGCCTCCGTCATCGCCACCGCTCACATCACCACCTGGATCAGAACACGACTCAGCGTCTCCACAATGATTCTGTCCCTCACAGTGAGCACAGCGAGCCGGGTCACGGACCTTCCACAGAGACCAACAGAACCCAAGAACAGTCTGAAGTGAAGCCGTTGAAGgtcaggaaaaaggaaaaagggaagaggaagaaagaaaactccgAAGCTAACACACCAGGTTTCCTCCCCAACCATGACCACAGTGAGCAATACGAGCATAATCGGGTTCACAAGCCTGACCGTGCACATAGCCCCGGTCATCCACATGCACACCTTCCAGAGCGTGATGCCCACGGACACCAAGATCTTGATCCTGATATTGACAGTGAACTTCGGCATACGAGAAAGCGAGAAGCTCCGCATGTTAAAAAAAGTGCAATTTATTCCACTGCTAGCCACAAAGACCACAGTGAAGATGACCGCCAACATGAA TGTTTGAACGTCACTCAGCTGTTAAAACACTTTGGTCTTGGCCCCAACTCTCCCATCTCACCCGATTTGTTCACGTACCTTTGCCCTGCATTGCTCTATCAGATTGACAGCCGACTTTGTATTGAGCATTTTGACAAACTTTTAGTTGAAGATTTAAGCAAGGATAAAACTCTGGTTCCTGAAGATAAGGCAAATATAGGGGCGTCAG CGTGGATCTGCGGCATCATCTCCATCACTGTCATCAGCCTGCTCTCCCTGCTGGGCGTGATCCTGGTACCCATCATCAACCAGGGATGCTTCAAATTCCTCCTCACCTTCCTCGTGGCGCTGGCTGTAGGGACGATGAGTGGAGATGCCCTTCTTCATCTGCTGCCCCAC TCTCAGGGTGGACATGACCACAGCCATCAGCATGCGCACGGGCATGGCCATTCTCATGGGCATGAGTCGAAGAAGTTTCTGGAGGAGTATGATGCCGTGCTGAAGGGACTGGTCGCCCTGGGAGGCATTTATCTGCTGTTCATCATCGAGCACTGCATTCGGATGTTCAAGCACTACAAGCAGCAGAGA GGAAAACAGAAATGGTTCATGAAGCAGAGCACAGAAGAATCAGCTGTTGGAAGAAAGCTTTCAGATCACAAGATGAACAACACACCAGACGCTGACTGGCTCCAGCTCAAGCCACTTGCTG GGACTGACGACTCGGTTGTTTCTGAAGATCGACTTAATGAGACCGAACTGACGGATTTAGAGGGCCAGCAGGAGTCGCCGCCGAAAACCTACCTGAGTGCCGAGGAGGAGAAAATCATGGCCCGTTCTCAGAGTGACGGGCTCCACGCGGCTCCACGGAACCACCACGATGAGGACAAGGCCGTGCCGAGGAAGCACAGCCACCAGTGGCACCACAAGCACTCCCATCACTCGCACGGCCCCTGCCACTCCGGCTCGGACCTGAGAGAGACGGGCATAGCCAATATAGCCTGGATGGTGATAATGGGGGACGGCATCCACAACTTCAGTGACGGGCTCGCCATTG GGGCAGCGTTCAGTGCCGGACTGACCGGAGGAATCAGTACTTCCATAGCCGTCTTCTGTCATGAGCTGCCACATGAATTAG GGGATTTTGCGGTTCTCCTGAAAGCAGGCATGACTGTGAAGCAGGCGATCGTGTACAATCTGCTCTCCGCCATGATGGCTTACATAGGCATGCTCATCGGCACAGCTGTCGGCCAGTACGCCAACAACATCACCCTCTGGATCTTCGCCGTCACCGCAGGCATGTTCCTCTACGTGGCCTTGGTGGACATG CTCCCAGAGATGCTGCATGGTGACGGTGACAACGAGGAGCATGGCTTCTGTCCGGTCGGGCAGTTCATCCTTCAGAATCTAGGACTGCTGTTTGGATTTGCCATCATGCTGGTGATAGCCCTCTATGAAGACAAAATTGTGTTTGACATCCAGTTCTGA